The following is a genomic window from Candidatus Vondammii sp. HM_W22.
GAGATCGTTGATCGCCCGGATGCTTCAGCGTTGCAGCTGAATGGCGGTGAAATACGCTTTGAGTCGGTTAACTTCTCCTATCAGCCGGATCGGAAGATTTTGCACGGTGTCGATTTCACCATCCGTCCGGGAGAGAAGGTGGCAGTGGTGGGTCATAGTGGCGCCGGTAAATCGACGCTTTCGCGGCTTCTGTTTCGCTTTTATGATGTCAGCGCGGGGAGACTGCTGATCGATAGCCAGGATATCCGGGATGTGACTCAGGAGAGTCTGCGCGAGGCTATAGGTATAGTTCCCCAGGATACCGTGCTGTTCAACGATACTATCTACTACAACCTTGCCTATGGTCGATTGGACGCGACCCGTGAAGAGATCGAGATGGCTGCCGAGATGGCCCATATCCGTGAGTTCATCGACTCTCTACCCCTGGGGTATGAGACGCTGGTGGGCGAGCGTGGCCTCAAACTCTCGGGTGGCGAGAAGCAGCGCATTGCCATTGCCCGGGCTATTCTCAAGCGTCCCCGCATTCTGGTATTTGATGAGGCAACTTCGTCACTCGATACCAAGACTGAACAGGCGATTCAGGAGACCATGGGCCAGGTGGCCGAGAATCACACCACGCTGGTAATTGCCCACCGCCTCTCAACGGTAGTGGATGCAGATCGTATTCTTGTGATGGAGAAAGGGCAGATTGTCGAGCAGGGGACCCATCGCCAGCTACTCGATATCGGCGGTATCTACCGCGATATGTGGTTGCTTCAGCAGGAAGAGCGTGATGCTTTGTTGCAGGAGACAGAGTGAAGATCTACCTGGTCGGCGGCGCGGTCCGTGACGAACTGCTGGATATCCCGGTTAAGGACCGGGACTGGGTTGTCGTCGGGTCGACCGAAGATGCGATGCTGGAACAAGGTTTTACCCGGGTTGATGCCGATTTTCCGGTGTTCCTGCATCCTGAAACAGGTGAAGAGTACGCCTTGGCCAGAAGAGAGACTAAGTGTGGACCCGGCTATAAGGGATTCGATATCCATGCAGGGCCGGATGTCACACTGGAACAGGACCTGGAACGGCGGGATCTCACTGTTAATGCGATGGCCATGGATGGCGATGGAACGATTGTTGACCCTTTTCATGGCAGGGATGACCTGGATGAAGGTTTTTTACGTCATGTCTCCCCCGCATTTGTTGAAGATCCGGTTCGCTTGTTGCGGATTGCCAGGTTTGCCGCAAAACTGGGGCGCTGGGGCTTCCGGGTGGCCCACGGCACTCAGGGTCTGATGAAAAAAATAGCGTTATCCGATGATCTCAAGGCGCTGAAGCCGGAGCGGCTCTGGCAGGAGATGAAACGGGCTTTGGCGGAAGATCAGCCATGGCAGTTTTTTCAGGTGTTGCATCGCTGTGGTACTCTTGGTCGGCTGATACCGGAGTTGCTGGAGGCGATGGGTGATCCGTCAGGTCATGGTAAAAACCGGCAGATTCCTGCCATTGACGCATTGACCCGGGCCGCCGGTGCCACCGCTGATCCCCGCGTTCGCTTTGCCGTACTCTTCTACCATGCCGCAGCTGCTCCAGAGGGTGATGCCGTTGTTCAGCGACTGAGGGCTGAGCGGGAGTTCTCTGATCCCCTGGCGATGCTGCGTGCTCTGAATAACTGTTACCGGATGCTCCCCGAAGGTGGGGCTGAAGCTATTTTTGACCTGCTGATAAAAGGACGGGCCTTGCAGCAGTCTGAGCGCTTCTGGCGGTTTATCACCGCTTGCACCGCTGTCTGGCCTGATGAGGCAGATAGGCTAAAAGTAAAACTGGAGGCGGCACTGCATGCTGCTGCCAGCGTTTCTGCCGCCGACCTTCAGGCTGAGGGGTTGCAAGGGCGGGCGTTTGGCAGTTTACTGGCGCAGCGAAGGCTGGAGGCGGTGCGGGCGACAGTGACATGATAGAGTATTCAACGGTGAATGTAACGGTGTAAGTCCTAATTAAAGCTTGTGGATACTCCATGCCCTCTTGT
Proteins encoded in this region:
- a CDS encoding rhodanese encodes the protein MKIYLVGGAVRDELLDIPVKDRDWVVVGSTEDAMLEQGFTRVDADFPVFLHPETGEEYALARRETKCGPGYKGFDIHAGPDVTLEQDLERRDLTVNAMAMDGDGTIVDPFHGRDDLDEGFLRHVSPAFVEDPVRLLRIARFAAKLGRWGFRVAHGTQGLMKKIALSDDLKALKPERLWQEMKRALAEDQPWQFFQVLHRCGTLGRLIPELLEAMGDPSGHGKNRQIPAIDALTRAAGATADPRVRFAVLFYHAAAAPEGDAVVQRLRAEREFSDPLAMLRALNNCYRMLPEGGAEAIFDLLIKGRALQQSERFWRFITACTAVWPDEADRLKVKLEAALHAAASVSAADLQAEGLQGRAFGSLLAQRRLEAVRATVT